The Gemmatimonadaceae bacterium genome contains the following window.
GGTTTTGCGTAGCCCTCGTGGTGGCCCTGACGCGGGTTGCCGGGCCACGACATCTCGCCGTAGGCCGTGCCGTACGAGACGGCGGGATACCCGTAGTTGGCGCCGTCCGTCAGCAGGTTCAGCTCGTCCCCACCTCGCGCTGCGTGCTCCGTCAGCCAGAGGCGCCCCGCATTGTCCCGCGTGAGCCCTTGGGGATTGCGGTGCCCGATGGTCAGGATTCGGGACTCGCCCGACCCGAGATCCACGACCACCGTCTTGCCGTACGAGTTGCTGCGGTCCCAATACTTCTCCGCGGTCTCGAGCTCGAGTTCACCCTTGAAGCCGCCGATTGTCAGGACGAGATGCTGGTCATCGAGGAGGGCCATGCGTCCGCCGGCGCCGAGCGTCGGATGCGGGCTGACGCCGCCAGGAAGCGTGGACAGCTCATAGCACGGCGACGAGTCGAACAGGGTGCGCCACGAGCCCTCACCCGCCGCACCACCGGTGAGCGCCGACTCGGTCGTCTCGAGGGCCGAGACACGGAGCACATAGCAGTTCTCGTCCGGATTCCACTGGTTGTGCGAGACGAAGAGCCGCAGGCCGTTCGGCAGCGCCTGGATCATGACGTCCTTCACGCCGAACTGGGCGGCGTTGATCAGGCCCTCGATGTCGGGATCAGTCCGCAGCGCCTCGCTGTTCACCGGTACCCGTAGGGCCAGCGCTTGCGGCACGCGGTCCGCGCCCACGAACCAGAGCGCGCCCTCGCGATCGGCGAGCAGCACGCCGTCGCGGAGCGGGGCAAGCCCGCCGTCCCGACCGCCGGCAAAGCCCTCCGGCATCCGCAGCTTGGCCACGCGGATGTTATACAGGTTCGTGGCAATCATCTCGCCGCCCTGCACCGAACTCAGCATCGCCCGGATCCGTACGCGGTACTTGTACGCCACGGCACCGGCGAGGAAGGTCACGCCCAGGCTCGCCATCCAGAGGACCGCAACGAGCACGCGTTGCCACGTAAACAGGGACCTACGCGTCGTAGCCTGATTCATGTCGGATCGTAGGGGGGACGGCCAAAAGTTATCATGACGTGGGGTTATCAGTCCTGCAAGTATCGGACCTGTATCGGCACGGCACTTGCGACGTTGCGCCCATTCAAGCGACCCCCAACTTCTGCACCTGAGATCCGCGAGGTTCTATTGCGATTCATGTTGCTGGCGACCACGTGGCTCGTCGCCCTCGGCTGCACAAGCGAGACCCTGACCCGACCCAACTCCGTGCCGACCGTCAACATCGCCGACATCCCCGACAGCGCGTGGCAGCAACTCGCGCAGCGCCGACTGTTCTTCGGCCACCAGTCGGTCGGCGCCAATCTTGTCGAGGGCCTCGCCGAGGTACTGCAGTCGAATCCAGGCATTGCGCTTCGCGTCGTCGAGACCTCCGACCCGACGCAGATGGCGGAGCCCGGACTTTACCACGCCGCCATCGGCGAGAACGGAGCGCCAGCGTCCAAGCTCGCCGCCTTCGATTCGATCGTCTCGGCCGGCGTTGCCGCCTCCGGCGTCGCGATGCTCAAGTTCTGTTACGTGGACATCACCGGCGATACCGAC
Protein-coding sequences here:
- a CDS encoding PQQ-dependent sugar dehydrogenase, with translation MLVAVLWMASLGVTFLAGAVAYKYRVRIRAMLSSVQGGEMIATNLYNIRVAKLRMPEGFAGGRDGGLAPLRDGVLLADREGALWFVGADRVPQALALRVPVNSEALRTDPDIEGLINAAQFGVKDVMIQALPNGLRLFVSHNQWNPDENCYVLRVSALETTESALTGGAAGEGSWRTLFDSSPCYELSTLPGGVSPHPTLGAGGRMALLDDQHLVLTIGGFKGELELETAEKYWDRSNSYGKTVVVDLGSGESRILTIGHRNPQGLTRDNAGRLWLTEHAARGGDELNLLTDGANYGYPAVSYGTAYGEMSWPGNPRQGHHEGYAKPHFAWVPSLGISQLIQVNGPAFAHWRDDLLVSSLAAQSLFRVRLEGDRVTFVEPVPIGHRVRDLVEQADGTLVAKTDDDVLVYLFPQEALSMDDPSLTPVERGGLLASSCSGCHALSDGAPDGIGPNLHGVIGRNLAARRGFAYSAALRAAGGSWSAERLRAYIVDPSAAVPGTTMPSIRSFTERELDDLLAYFGSLR